DNA from Pelodiscus sinensis isolate JC-2024 chromosome 1, ASM4963464v1, whole genome shotgun sequence:
GGGTCAGGGGCCTATGGATCGCTCCcacaaggggtctgaggctgcctgcccctcactTCAATGCCCACATAGAACCGGGCCGTGCTGTACCTCGCAGAAGCAATACattctctctattctactggcagGCGGTGTCTcatcctgctgcagcctgggtgcaagagtttgggtgcaggaggggattctggcctgggggagggatggagcagagggggcagggtgtgggggcgagttgtgacctgggggagaagcagggggtgcagagggtttgaatGGTGACCTGGGGAAGCAGGGAGTGGGGATCTGGAATGaggagtggagtgcaggagggggtgggatgccagatgcagcctctagccaggaggcgcttacctaggcagctcccagccagcagcccagcaggacccacggagcggctggctgctccccgTGGCTCTCACTTGCATGGTCCCCGACTGAATTTTCTGGGGTCCGTGGCCCCCGACCTGGaagaggttccccaccgctgGCATAACGACAATATCGAAACCGTTTGTGTTGGACGGAATGtttcagtttatttaaaatgacgTTTGACAAACTCACACGACAGCATTAAAGCGTTTAATCGGTTTAATCACATGAACGTGTCCTTTCTAACTGGTTCACATGAACGGTTCCCCCCAGCGGCCGCAATCGCAAAATAACTGGGTCAGAAGGACGTAATTAGTGGCGTGTTGCCATTAGCAACCGATTGGCTCTGCATTGAGCCAGGcgggccacgggccaaaaagttggaGCCCCACGGCCCGacgggaaggaaggaggggagcgACAGAGCAAGGACAATGGACTTTTTAAAAGCCTGGTTTGTGCCCTAGTTGTGTGGGGCGGAGGAGGGAACGGGCAGCACCCGGGGGCCACGGCTGGGGCAGTGGATATAAAGAGGATGCAAAGCTGCTTTGCTTTGTGTTGGTCTGTCGATGCCGATGCCCGAGGCCTGGCCTGGCGAGGGTTAGTAACCCCACAGAGCCGCTGGGAGggaccccaccccaggacagccctggggcaggcaccggCTGGCTGCCCACGTTTGCAGCGGAACAGGATTGGGGCTGAAAGCAGGGCCCTAGTCTGGAGTCTTCCTACCAAAACAggcccccagcaccaccctggggtgcacaccccagccccagcccagcccccgctcacgggcaccctgctggcccaggctgtctgctggtcccatcactgcagggctgtggggcccgGGAGAGCGGCTTCCCTAGCACCTGGTGGGCTCCCTGTACTCGAGGGCTCTGGGAACTGggcacccccagcagggcttGTGACTCTGCCAGGTAATAGGCCTTTACCCGCACCGCTGcaccccctttctccccacctccccgggAGCTTACAGCCCTTTAGGGAAAGACCCTCCGTGCTCAGATACCCTGAGCTGCCACCCCCGTGGAGAGCAATGCTGGGTTCTCGCACGCCAGCGGAGAACAAAGGGAGCCGCTTGATTTCCACCACGCTAACGTCTGAGACGCCAGCCGGGGGGCCTGCTCCGGGAGCGACGGGTAGAGGAAACTCCCCACCGAGGTCCCGCAGGGGGAGTGAGAAAGCAGCAGAGCTTGTGGGGAGGTTTGCCAGAGGCTTAGAGACCCGGAGGGGGGCTCCGTCCCCTCTGAGTGGAAACAGCCGTGCAGCTCCACAACGCTTCCGGCCCTCTCGGCCGTGGCTGAGCCACTGGTGGGCTGAGACCACGGTCTGTTGGGCTGAGCAGTCATGTCCCCTTGTGCTGCCCTGTCGATTTGCTGGGTCCTTCCGCCGCAGGctctctggggccaggctgggtgggatCCTGGGGCATGTCAGGGGCTGCCAATACAAATCGCTAACGAGAATCacgagaggcagcagcaggaagggccCAGGGTCTGAACGAGGCAGGGACCCAGGATCCGGTGCAACACGCACGGCGTTGGTACAGGGGTGGGGCACCAGGGCTGGTTCAGAAGCAGGTCTTGGTGCGCCCCGGAAAGGGAGCGGATCCCCCATTTTCCCCacttctccaccctcctgctCTGCTGGTGCAATCAGAGGACTTCCTCTCCTCCCATGGGCGTTCGTTTGCGTTAATGAAGTCACGAATGGCCTTCGCCTCAGTGGTCTGGGAGCTCTGCTGGAATTTTTCTGCCACCTCTTGCAACCTGCTTTTCAGCTGTGGTCTCTCCAGGTACTTGTCTGGGATGGCGAAACCAGCTTTGTACATCTcagctgccttgggcagggactcCCGCGTGTAGAGGAGAAAGTCCCCCCAGTGAAGGTAGACGGCCTGCTGGCACCTCTTGCTGAGGGTGGACACCTCGCTCATGAGGTTGAGGTAAATCTCTTCTTGGTAGCCAGGTGTCTTTTCTCCGAGCATTTCAGCTAGCGCCAGCTTTGCAAACACAAAGGCGGGATCTATCCGCACAGCCTTCTTGAAGGCCTCTGTAGCAGCTGCCAAGatttcttctcttctccctgtgtTGGCCACCGCCAGTTGTTGTTTGTAGCAGACACCAAGGTCATAGTACAGGAGATGGTACGTGGGGTCCAGCGATATTGCCCTCTGTAGAATAGGAATTCTTTTATCTGGGAACTCTGCTTGAAAGAACTTGGCTGCATATCTCAGGACTTCAGGGTCTCGGCTATTCTGCACGTCTTCCAAGAGGGCTTCAGCTTGGCCTCTATCTCCCTTCTTAATGAACCGGGCTAAATACACCTTCGCTTCATAGTTATGTGGCTGTTTCTGGATAATGTCTCCCAACTTCTCTTTGGCTTCCTTCCAAGACACAGGATCAGACAAGTGGGTCCACAATGCATAGGCTGCGATTACCGACCCAGCAAGATATTCCCCATTGGCTTCGTCTTCTGCCAATGCCCTTTGGAAACACTCTGTGGCCTCTTGGCCGTGGCGGAAGCCGGCCGCCAGGAGAGACCAGCCTTTGTGTGCGTGGACCTCAGGGATCAGAGCTGCGTATGGCGAGCGGCTGTTCAGGGAGCGGCAGATCTGGCTCACCTGGTCCAGGTAACGCTCCACCACGTCGTAATGGGCCAGGTGATAGTAGATCCAGGCGTAGTTCCCGTAAATGACCAGGGCCTGGCGGGGGACGTTACCTGGGTGATCTCTATGCAGGAACTCTTCAGCTTCCCTAAGGCTTTGCAGAGCGTCCTCATATCGCCCTTGCAGGTGGCAGAGATAAGCCTTCATGGCCAGGAACACAGCCTGGTTCGGGTAGGGAGTGTGGGCAACTCTGAGAGCCACCGTATGGAGGATGTGAGCGGCGTCCACCTTGTCCCTGATTTCAAAGTCCCAGGTGAAGTGGCACTGGAGGGCCTGCAGCTTCTCCTTCAGCggcagggagctgcagagagaggggaaaagaaaactcGATCAGGGCTGCACGCTAACTTGGGGGGCAGTGGGTACTGAGCTCCTGCTGTGCAGCCAAACCCTTAGGCCTGGTCTCCACTACCAAATGTTGTCACCCAAACCTgcctttggcaacaaaacagggGGAACGTTTTCACTGCGATTCGACTGCTGTCGAGGAAATGCCCAATTTTGACAACAAAAACTTCCACCctacaagagactttttttttctctcccccccccgccgccgccgttTACTGTCAATGGAGAGCCAGTGTGGCCTCCGCTGTGGGTTTTCTGGAGAGAAttggcttccgccagtatcccacattgtctgccctgagccctttgctcagtgttctgtgacctctgctgccctgcaggcctacgcccctcccctttcaaagctccgtgAAGTTTCAGCCACGGCCAGTTACCACCTTTCCCCGCACTGTACCTGCCCCCGCTTGTCCTATCACCTGCCTCTTGCAATGGCCACACTGGTCACTGGCACTGCTCTCAATGTTCTAAATTCTTATTTTCCAC
Protein-coding regions in this window:
- the LOC142827936 gene encoding interferon-induced protein with tetratricopeptide repeats 5-like; the protein is MGTRPIAMSSLPLKEKLQALQCHFTWDFEIRDKVDAAHILHTVALRVAHTPYPNQAVFLAMKAYLCHLQGRYEDALQSLREAEEFLHRDHPGNVPRQALVIYGNYAWIYYHLAHYDVVERYLDQVSQICRSLNSRSPYAALIPEVHAHKGWSLLAAGFRHGQEATECFQRALAEDEANGEYLAGSVIAAYALWTHLSDPVSWKEAKEKLGDIIQKQPHNYEAKVYLARFIKKGDRGQAEALLEDVQNSRDPEVLRYAAKFFQAEFPDKRIPILQRAISLDPTYHLLYYDLGVCYKQQLAVANTGRREEILAAATEAFKKAVRIDPAFVFAKLALAEMLGEKTPGYQEEIYLNLMSEVSTLSKRCQQAVYLHWGDFLLYTRESLPKAAEMYKAGFAIPDKYLERPQLKSRLQEVAEKFQQSSQTTEAKAIRDFINANERPWEERKSSDCTSRAGGWRSGENGGSAPFPGRTKTCF